One window of Chitinispirillales bacterium ANBcel5 genomic DNA carries:
- a CDS encoding aspartate 1-decarboxylase — MFRMFLYSKIRDVRITGVNLHYEGSITIDEDYLERSGILANEEVHVLNVNTGTRLTTYVIKGERGSGKVELNGPAARLGMVGDNIMILSYAMLSPEEIENHEPTIINIEK; from the coding sequence ATGTTCAGGATGTTTCTTTACAGTAAAATCAGAGATGTGCGTATTACCGGAGTTAACCTCCATTACGAAGGAAGTATTACAATTGATGAGGACTATCTGGAACGATCAGGTATTCTTGCCAATGAAGAAGTTCACGTTCTCAATGTAAATACCGGGACGAGACTTACCACGTATGTAATAAAGGGTGAAAGAGGATCGGGTAAAGTAGAACTTAATGGTCCTGCAGCCCGATTGGGAATGGTTGGTGATAACATTATGATTCTCTCCTACGCCATGCTTTCTCCCGAAGAGATCGAAAACCATGAGCCAACAATTATTAATATAGAAAAATAA